Proteins co-encoded in one Yamadazyma tenuis chromosome 1, complete sequence genomic window:
- a CDS encoding uncharacterized protein (EggNog:ENOG503NV0W; COG:M,W) produces the protein MLSLSLITHVYFLMAVWLGVCTCATVNANPTTISLVPSPTPSTIVDILSSDVQFSTFLRIAQREGLIPVLNSLQNVTLLAPVNSAFVDGPDHIDHNYLLRYIINQRFRVGYMEPKSAVFDTLYEMDNKTYTVSLSPNMETLEFEVDRVAAIVESDIYAKHQWSFIQALDHQLPLKPSLCDVFLDNSTNILNGHNISFVKGLFQSLFKLEFSTVDALVKTDDRYKKIPQSCEIFLKNAGTFFVPTDEMVRRSMSTTLMRYYSSLYHVMHSSQFTTTDEAVLEIKYDLTNLLGSLAIDSKLMPANVSASKCQSINKAVKFNVTVDDDSVILNHKLRSNLNTSIVFADAVMHLFDYAEGEGLFFETLQVKVADMIPRKALFALHYSDFVKELKFRSLQYLINGSTTNQTLFLSPGQRDDVMEEDSFFIDSFSNKDGLKYQFVKQSINITEKVFNNNEQSYYGSAETNLCSKSRIGGCFRMKVSSSVDASNHEIITSINDDANVIEGPIEMGNNSFAYMVNGDIDTPQSFKHTLTDLLSNGNLPGHLQHIQINQAECLKTIQFLKAHDLLSFKDNKLGYTAFLPCGIPILDDSTAFDRRGSWESLGLRLNYLEKNPKIFKKILRGIFVEGTIYSDFGLDNLTQQINTTTLQGDSLIINNQFYDGDYNHLLRINGTLFHLPLNSDLLFNQGVIHIVSKLLLPSTFEVPFVGLIKATEDDTSWISFMDLIEKFPKLYDALVTDNPKDSNYSMLVPSSESMKLYNVSASLTNLFEFLDAHLIPNSELPKIFNCIYGNHDNQTFTEDSDIHSNSSLLSFSCKQDSHGKLVFDVNDKSGAKTGHKLKILSHGCTSNDRTEGYSSCVFLIDKPINLKWFENDGFLHLHLGFISVGVGIILGLMFFSILLFMVMFCLSGKSDDTPKNPFEPYQEGGYMRISDLDEDPSHNYDGGYETDDDMLNERDHLIPQNSQKLFQRAGSLNASDYGATKPRTIPRYTNGTQSTQALNRKRNLPEV, from the coding sequence ATGCTACTGCTATCCCTCATCACCCATGTGTACTTTCTCATGGCCGTGTGGCTAGGGGTGTGTACCTGTGCCACCGTCAATGCCAACCCTACCACCATTTCCCTCGTGCCATCTCCCACACCCTCCACCATAGTCGATATTCTCTCGTCAGACGTCCAGTTTTCAACGTTTCTACGCATAGCCCAGCGAGAAGGCTTAATTCCGGTGCTAAATTCGTTGCAGAACGTCACGTTGTTGGCCCCAGTGAACCTGGCGTTTGTTGACGGTCCTGATCACATTGACCACAACTACTTGTTGCGATACATCATTAACCAGCGGTTTCGGGTGGGTTATATGGAGCCCAAGTCTGCTGTGTTCGATACCTTGTATGAGATGGATAACAAAACCTACACGGTACTGTTGTCGCCAAATATGGAGACTTTGGAGTTTGAGGTTGACCGAGTCGCGGCCATAGTGGAATCCGATATCTATGCCAAACACCAGTGGTCGTTCATTCAAGCCCTCGACCACCAGTTGCCACTTAAACCAAGCTTGTGTGatgtgtttttggacaactccaccaacatTTTGAATGGGCACAATATCTCTTTTGTGAAGGGTCTTTTCCAGCTGTTATTCAAACTCGAGTTCTCCACCGTTGATGCTTTAGTCAAAACTGACGATAGGTACAAGAAGATACCTCAGAGCTGTGagattttcttgaagaatgcAGGTACCTTCTTTGTCCCTACCGACGAAATGGTCAGAAGGTCGATGTCTACCACATTAATGAGATACTACTCTTCGTTGTACCATGTTATGCACAGTAGTCAGTTCACCACTACCGATGAGGCAGtcttggaaatcaagtATGATCTCACCAACTTACTTGGTAGTTTGGCAATTGACTCCAAATTGATGCCTGCTAATGTGTCTGCCTCCAAATGTCAAAGTATCAATAAGGCTGTCAAATTCAATGTTACTGTTGATGACGATAGCGTCATTTTGAACCACAAACTTCGGAGCAACCTCAACACATCCATAGTTTTTGCAGATGCAGTTATGCACTTATTTGACTATGCTGAAGGAGAAGGGTTGTTCTTCGAAACTCTACAAGTCAAAGTGGCTGACATGATCCCAAGAAAGGCTCTTTTTGCCTTACATTATTCTGACTTTgtgaaggagttgaagttcagATCCTTGCAGTATTTGATAAATGGCTCCACAACCAACCAGACGTTGTTTTTGAGTCCTGGCCAAAGGGACGATGTGatggaagaagattccTTTTTCATCGACTCTTTCTCCAATAAAGATGGACTCAAGTACCAGTTTGTCAAGCAGTCCATCAATATCACCGAAAAGGTCTTCAATAATAATGAGCAGTCTTATTATGGGCTGGCTGAAACAAACTTGTGCTCTAAGAGCCGAATAGGTGGTTGTTTTCGAATGAAAGTTTCCAGTAGTGTCGATGCTCTGAATCATGAGATTATTACGTCTATTAATGACGACGCCAATGTAATTGAAGGTCCTATAGAGATGGGAAATAATAGTTTTGCTTATATGGTGAACGGGGATATCGATACTCCCCAATCTTTCAAGCACACCCTTACAGATTTACTTTCAAATGGGAATTTACCAGGCCATCTCCAGCATATTCAAATCAACCAAGCCGAGTGCTTGAAGACCATCCAGTTCTTAAAAGCACATGATCTTTTAAGtttcaaagacaacaaATTGGGGTATACAGCATTCTTACCATGTGGGATCCCCATATTAGACGACAGTACCGCTTTCGACAGAAGAGGATCATGGGAAAGCTTGGGTCTAAGATTGAActacttggagaagaaccccaagatcttcaagaagatcttgagagGTATTTTTGTGGAAGGTACTATTTATTCAGACTTCGGTCTTGATAACCTTACTCAACAAATCAACACAACGACGTTGCAGGGAGATTCTCTCATAATCAACAACCAGTTTTATGATGGTGACTATAACCATCTTTTAAGAATTAATGGCACCTTATTCCATTTACCCTTAAACTCCGACCTCTTGTTTAATCAGGGAGTCATCCATATTGTTAGTAAACTATTACTACCATCAACATTCGAAGTTCCTTTTGTGGGCTTGATCAAAGCTACAGAGGATGACACCTCATGGATATCATTCATGGATTTAATCGAaaaatttccaaaactTTACGACGCATTAGTCACAGACAATCCCAAAGACCTGAACTATTCCATGTTGGTTCCCTCTTCTGAATCTATGAAACTTTATAATGTTTCTGCTAGCTTGACCAATTTATTTGAGTTTCTCGATGCCCATTTGATACCAAACTCAGAGCTACcaaaaatcttcaattgcaTTTATGGAAACCATGACAATCAGACGTTCACCGAGGACAGTGACATACACTCAAACAGCTCGCTTCTTTCCTTCTCATGCAAGCAAGACAGCCATGGGAAACTTGTGTTTGACGTCAATGACAAATCTGGTGCTAAAACTGGACACAAGCTCAAGATTTTAAGTCATGGTTGTACATCGAATGACCGAACTGAAGGATACAGTTCATGCGTTTTCCTTATTGATAAGcccatcaacttgaagtggtttgaaaatgatgggttccttcatcttcaccttgGATTCATCAGTGTAGGTGTTGGAATCATCTTAGGATTAATGTTTTTCTCAATTCTCCTATTCATGGTAATGTTCTGTTTGAGTGGAAAATCAGATGACACGCCCAAGAATCCCTTTGAGCCTTACCAAGAAGGTGGCTATATGAGGATAAGCGATTTAGATGAGGACCCCAGTCATAATTACGATGGAGGATACGAaactgatgatgatatgCTTAATGAAAGAGATCACCTTATCCCCCAAAACTCCCAAAAATTGTTCCAAAGAGCTGGCTCGTTGAACGCCTCCGACTATGGGGCCACCAAACCAAGAACAATACCTAGGTATACTAATGGTACCCAAAGCACTCAAGCATTAAATAGAAAAAGAAACCTCCCCGAAGTGTAG
- a CDS encoding uncharacterized protein (EggNog:ENOG503NYRY; COG:K) has protein sequence MYIPDKYDAPEWEQQKSIIKEYPLAVLITSTEDGIIANHIPFNLVERDGKKILQAHLAKVNHQLPSLKDNDKVCVVFSSSDAYVTPSYYKTKEETHKVVPTWLFAAVHCYGSSTLIDDFDFIKKQHESLTDQEEAGREKPWAIDEAPEKYYKIMQKAIIGLEIEITKIEGKFKFEQKMRREDIDGVITGLAQDNIPRVSKFVEDSNKA, from the coding sequence ATGTATATTCCAGACAAATATGATGCTCCTGAATGGGAACAACAAAAATCCATCATTAAAGAGTACCCATTGGCGGTATTGATAACATCCACAGAAGATGGCATCATCGCAAATCATATCCCTTTTAATTTGGTCGAGCGGGACGGGAAAAAAATCCTTCAAGCCCACTTAGCTAAAGTCAATCACCAATTGCCTTCTTTAAAGGATAACGACAAGGTTTGTGTGGTGTTTCTGTCATCTGATGCGTATGTCACTCCAAGTTACTAtaaaaccaaagaagagacTCATAAAGTGGTTCCTACCTGGCTTTTCGCAGCCGTTCATTGCTATGGTAGTTCCACCTTaattgatgatttcgatTTTATCAAAAAGCAGCACGAGTCGTTGACCGACCAAGAAGAGGCTGGTAGAGAAAAGCCGTGGGCTATTGATGAAGCCCCGGAAAAGTATTATAAGATTATGCAGAAAGCCATAATTGGCCTCGAgattgaaatcaccaagatcgagggaaagttcaagtttgaaCAGAAGATGAGAAGAGAGGATATTGATGGGGTGATCACTGGTTTGGCCCAGGACAACATCCCCCGTGTTTCTAAGTTTGTGGAAGACTCCAATAAGGCGTAA